The genomic DNA AATAAATGGAATTTTAATAGGAAAAGAGTTGTATAAAAATATAGGAGCCTCTATAGGGGATAAAATTACTATTATATCAGCTGAAAATAAAGAGATAAAATTTGAAATAATGGGAGTTTTTCAAAGTGGATATTACGATTATGATATGAATATGGTTATAATGCCATTGAAAGCAGTTCAATATTTAATTTATGGAGAAGATGCAGTTGATAAATTAGATGTAACACTGCATAATCCATATGATGCCCCTAAAGTAGCAGAAAAAATAATGAGCAATACGGGAATATATAGTAGAACTTGGGGCGATCTGAATAGAAATTTACTTTCAGCCTTAGCTTTAGAAAAGACTGTAATGATTCTTGTGTTTTCATTAATTGTAGTGATTGCTGGATTTGTGGTGTGGGTTACTTTAAATATGCTAGTTAGAGAAAAGATAAAAGATATTGGAATAATGAGAGCCATGGGATTTTCTAAAAAGAATATAATGAAAATATTTTTAATTCAAGGAATGGTATTAGGAGTAATAGGTATAGTAATAGGAACTATAATATCTCTATTATTTTTATGGTATATAGGAAATTCAAATTTAAATTTTATAACATCAATATATTATATAAAAAAAATACCCGTTGAAATATCTGTAAAAGAACTTGGAATAATAATTTTAACAAACTTAGTAGTTATATTTTTATCTAGTATTTTTCCAGCATATAGAGCGGCAAAAATGGAGACTGTGGAGGCTTTAAGATATGAGTAATGAAATTTTAAAACTTGAAAATGTAGAAAAAAATTATGATGAACAAACAGAAAGTTTACATATAATTAGAAATTTAAATTTATCTGTTAAAGAAGGAGAGTTCATTTCAATATTAGGAAGATCGGGATCAGGGAAATCTACACTTTTAAATATAATGGGACTTTTAGATAAGGCAGATAGCGGAAAAATATATATTGAAGGAAAAGAAGTAGAATCTCTTTCAGATGTTGAAAAAGATGAAATAAAAAATAAAATGTTAGGATTTGTTTTTCAATTTCATTATCTTTTACCAGAATTTACTGCGTTAGAAAATGTTATGCTTCCAGCTTTAATATCAAATAATAGAAATAAAAAAGAAGTAGAAAAAGATGCAAAGGAACTTTTAAGATTAGTTGGATTAGAACAAAGAGTTTTACATAAACCTTCTCAATTATCAGGAGGAGAAAAGCAAAGAGTAGCAATAGCAAGAGCTATGATAAATAAACCTAAAATACTTTTGGCTGATGAGCCAACTGGAAATCTTGATGAAGAAACAAGTGAAGTAATATTTGATATTTTAAAAGATATAAATAAAAAAAATAATCAAACTATAATAGTTGTGACACATTCTAAGGATCTAGCACAAATTTCAGATAGACAACTATATCTTAAAAAAGGAATTTTAGAATAAAATAAAAATAAAAATAAAAAAGGAAATATAAATATAGTTACGAATAATATAGTAACA from Fusobacterium hominis includes the following:
- a CDS encoding ABC transporter permease → MVEFFIAKKHIIERKKQSLISILGITIGIVVLMVSIGIANGLDKNMINSILSVTSHIVVSNGEKITKYREIKDVIDKLDGVKGVVPSISTQGILKFNGPYGNYISGVKIEGYDLENAKKAMDLDKKLVYGVISPDKINGILIGKELYKNIGASIGDKITIISAENKEIKFEIMGVFQSGYYDYDMNMVIMPLKAVQYLIYGEDAVDKLDVTLHNPYDAPKVAEKIMSNTGIYSRTWGDLNRNLLSALALEKTVMILVFSLIVVIAGFVVWVTLNMLVREKIKDIGIMRAMGFSKKNIMKIFLIQGMVLGVIGIVIGTIISLLFLWYIGNSNLNFITSIYYIKKIPVEISVKELGIIILTNLVVIFLSSIFPAYRAAKMETVEALRYE
- a CDS encoding ABC transporter ATP-binding protein; amino-acid sequence: MSNEILKLENVEKNYDEQTESLHIIRNLNLSVKEGEFISILGRSGSGKSTLLNIMGLLDKADSGKIYIEGKEVESLSDVEKDEIKNKMLGFVFQFHYLLPEFTALENVMLPALISNNRNKKEVEKDAKELLRLVGLEQRVLHKPSQLSGGEKQRVAIARAMINKPKILLADEPTGNLDEETSEVIFDILKDINKKNNQTIIVVTHSKDLAQISDRQLYLKKGILE